One Syntrophales bacterium DNA segment encodes these proteins:
- a CDS encoding AURKAIP1/COX24 domain-containing protein → MGSVVKKRRRKISKHKYRKRLKANRHKKR, encoded by the coding sequence ATGGGCAGCGTCGTCAAGAAAAGAAGAAGGAAGATCAGCAAGCACAAGTACAGGAAACGCCTCAAGGCCAACCGGCATAAGAAGAGGTAG
- a CDS encoding LemA family protein produces the protein MSKGKIALFVAIGVLVILAVGVYGFFKGNYNRFVTLDEGVKASWAQVENQLQRRFDLIPNLVETVKGFAAQEKSVLVEVTNARARVGGAGSIPEKISANNELSGALSRLLVVVEKYPDLKSNQNFLKLQDELAGTENRIAVERKRYNEAVQRYNVAIRSFPANLLAGMFGFNAATFFQVPEAAKATPQVKF, from the coding sequence ATGTCGAAAGGGAAAATTGCGTTGTTTGTCGCCATCGGGGTGTTGGTCATCCTGGCTGTGGGTGTGTATGGCTTCTTCAAGGGGAATTACAACCGGTTTGTAACCCTGGATGAGGGGGTCAAGGCGTCCTGGGCACAGGTGGAGAATCAATTGCAGCGCCGGTTCGACCTCATTCCGAACCTGGTGGAAACGGTGAAGGGGTTCGCCGCCCAGGAAAAGAGCGTCCTCGTGGAAGTGACCAACGCGCGGGCCAGGGTGGGCGGTGCCGGTTCGATCCCCGAGAAAATCAGCGCCAACAACGAGCTTTCGGGCGCCTTGAGCCGCCTCCTGGTGGTGGTGGAAAAATATCCGGACCTGAAATCGAACCAGAACTTCTTGAAACTCCAGGACGAACTGGCGGGAACGGAAAACAGGATCGCCGTGGAGCGCAAGCGCTACAACGAGGCCGTGCAGAGGTACAACGTGGCCATCCGGAGTTTTCCGGCAAACCTGCTGGCGGGGATGTTCGGATTCAACGCGGCGACATTCTTCCAGGTGCCGGAGGCTGCAAAAGCAACACCCCAGGTCAAGTTCTGA
- a CDS encoding nucleotidyltransferase domain-containing protein, translating to MGKIPQRPEDIFETFRDDIKKAFGEDLKGLILYGSGARGEYMPGRSDLNFLVILTDAGIDHLDRAFGIVSSWSKRRVAIPLFMTKSMILQSLDCYPVEFLNMQLHYVPVYGEDVLRGLAFDRSNLRLQLERELKGKLLHLRTGFLETQGKDKALARLIAVSLTAFLSLFTALLYLKGIAAPRDRRELIRETAVAAGLDGNIFEKCLDIRENTRNPRGAEALALFKSYLREVGKLCDIIDKLE from the coding sequence ATGGGTAAAATTCCTCAGCGACCGGAAGACATCTTCGAGACCTTCCGGGACGACATAAAAAAAGCATTTGGCGAAGATCTCAAGGGACTCATCCTTTACGGGAGCGGCGCCCGCGGGGAATATATGCCCGGCCGGTCCGACCTGAACTTTCTGGTGATCTTGACCGATGCCGGGATCGACCACCTGGATCGGGCCTTCGGGATCGTCTCCTCCTGGAGCAAGCGCCGGGTGGCCATCCCCCTGTTCATGACGAAATCTATGATCCTGCAGTCCCTGGACTGCTATCCCGTTGAATTTCTCAACATGCAACTCCACTATGTTCCCGTTTACGGAGAGGATGTGCTTCGGGGGCTTGCCTTCGACCGTTCGAATCTCCGCCTTCAGCTTGAACGGGAACTGAAGGGAAAGCTTCTTCACCTGCGTACCGGCTTTCTGGAAACGCAGGGAAAGGACAAGGCCCTCGCCAGGCTCATTGCGGTCTCCCTGACGGCGTTTCTCTCCCTGTTCACGGCTCTCTTGTATCTCAAGGGCATCGCCGCCCCCCGGGACCGGAGGGAACTGATCCGCGAGACGGCGGTTGCCGCGGGTCTGGACGGGAATATTTTTGAAAAATGCCTCGATATCCGTGAAAACACCCGGAATCCCCGGGGTGCGGAAGCCCTGGCGCTCTTCAAGTCCTACTTGCGTGAAGTAGGTAAACTTTGTGATATCATAGACAAACTGGAATAG
- a CDS encoding TPM domain-containing protein — MTKTAYRLGILLFLFLTLTSWVEPPAVFSEAAFPSPQGAVSDFAGVIPAQYRTRMESLAREVLEKTGTSVVVAVIPALGEEDLNDYANRLYSAWGIGKKGQDKGVLILLAVKERKLRIETGYGVEGILPDGLTGEIMDKYMIPHLGQGEYGMGLYNGLFAVSTVIAKDAGVQLTGRPGAAASRRSTPAAGKSMSPLTVVLIVVVIAVLLLTPQGRAMLPWILFLLLSGSGRGGGGFGGFGGGGFGGFGGGSSGGGGAGRGF, encoded by the coding sequence GTGACGAAGACAGCATATCGACTTGGCATTCTTCTTTTTCTTTTCCTGACGCTCACCTCCTGGGTTGAGCCCCCTGCGGTTTTTTCCGAGGCCGCCTTCCCGTCCCCCCAAGGGGCGGTCAGCGATTTCGCCGGCGTCATCCCCGCCCAATACAGGACCCGGATGGAATCCCTCGCCCGGGAGGTTCTCGAGAAGACGGGAACCTCCGTGGTCGTCGCCGTCATCCCCGCTCTTGGCGAGGAAGACCTGAACGATTACGCGAACCGGCTCTATTCGGCCTGGGGCATCGGGAAAAAGGGACAGGACAAAGGGGTCCTGATCCTCCTGGCCGTGAAGGAGAGAAAACTCCGGATCGAAACGGGGTACGGCGTCGAGGGTATCCTCCCGGACGGCCTGACGGGAGAGATCATGGACAAGTATATGATCCCTCATCTCGGCCAGGGGGAATACGGGATGGGGCTTTACAACGGCCTGTTCGCCGTGTCGACGGTGATCGCAAAGGATGCGGGCGTACAGCTTACCGGCCGCCCCGGAGCTGCAGCCTCGCGCCGGTCCACACCGGCCGCCGGCAAGAGCATGTCCCCCCTGACGGTCGTCCTGATCGTCGTGGTGATTGCAGTCCTGCTGCTGACCCCCCAGGGACGGGCGATGCTTCCCTGGATCCTGTTCCTCCTGTTGAGCGGCAGCGGCCGGGGAGGAGGCGGATTCGGCGGGTTCGGCGGAGGTGGGTTCGGCGGATTCGGCGGAGGATCGAGCGGGGGGGGCGGAGCCGGCCGGGGTTTTTAA
- the groL gene encoding chaperonin GroEL (60 kDa chaperone family; promotes refolding of misfolded polypeptides especially under stressful conditions; forms two stacked rings of heptamers to form a barrel-shaped 14mer; ends can be capped by GroES; misfolded proteins enter the barrel where they are refolded when GroES binds), whose protein sequence is MAAKEIKYNVKARERILLGVDTLANAVKVTLGPKGRNVLISKTWGAPTVTKDGVTVAREIELDNKFENMGAQMVKEVSTRTSDTAGDGTTTATILAQAIYREGSKLVAAGMNPMALKRGIDKGVQIVTEELKKISKTVKDKKEITQVGTISANNDLTIGSIISDAMDKVGKEGVITVEDAKGMETTLDVVEGMQFDRGYISPYFVTNPDKMSVVLDEPYILLYEKKISTMKDMIPVLEAVARTGRPLLIVSEDLEGEALATLVVNKIRGTLKVAAVKAPGFGDRRKGMLEDIAILTGGQVISEDIGVKLDAVTLKDLGTAKKIEIDKDNTTIVDGGGSSKAIQERVKMIRGQMEVTTSDYDREKLQERLAKLVGGVALIKVGAATEIEMKEKKARVEDALNATRAAVEEGVVPGGGVALLRCLPALEKAKVPDDEKYGLQIIMRAIEEPLRQIAANAGFEGSVVVEKVKGKKGDYGFNADTGEYTAMFSAGIIDPTKVARLALQNAASVSALMLTTEAMVAEAPKKKGAGMPPMPGGGMPPGMGGMGGMGGMGMDDMDY, encoded by the coding sequence ATGGCCGCAAAGGAAATCAAATACAACGTAAAGGCCCGCGAGCGGATTCTGCTGGGCGTCGACACCCTGGCCAACGCGGTGAAGGTCACCCTGGGTCCGAAAGGGCGAAACGTCCTTATTTCCAAGACCTGGGGCGCCCCGACCGTCACGAAGGACGGCGTCACCGTCGCCCGGGAGATCGAGTTGGACAACAAGTTCGAAAACATGGGCGCCCAGATGGTGAAGGAGGTCTCCACACGGACATCGGACACAGCCGGTGACGGCACGACGACGGCAACCATCCTCGCCCAGGCCATCTACCGGGAAGGCTCCAAGCTCGTGGCCGCCGGGATGAACCCCATGGCCCTGAAAAGGGGCATCGACAAGGGCGTCCAGATCGTGACGGAAGAGCTGAAGAAGATCTCCAAGACCGTGAAGGATAAGAAGGAAATCACCCAGGTCGGCACGATCTCCGCGAACAACGACCTCACCATCGGCTCGATCATCTCCGATGCCATGGACAAGGTCGGCAAGGAAGGTGTCATCACCGTCGAGGATGCCAAAGGCATGGAGACCACCCTGGACGTGGTCGAAGGCATGCAGTTTGACCGGGGCTACATCTCCCCCTACTTCGTCACCAACCCCGACAAGATGTCTGTCGTCCTCGATGAGCCATACATCCTCCTCTATGAGAAGAAGATCAGCACCATGAAGGATATGATCCCAGTCCTCGAGGCCGTGGCCCGCACCGGGCGGCCCCTGCTGATCGTTTCCGAGGACCTGGAGGGAGAGGCGCTGGCTACGCTGGTCGTCAACAAGATTCGCGGCACCCTGAAGGTTGCTGCTGTGAAGGCCCCCGGTTTCGGAGACCGCCGCAAGGGCATGCTGGAGGACATCGCGATCCTGACGGGCGGGCAGGTCATCTCCGAAGACATTGGTGTAAAGCTGGATGCGGTGACGCTGAAGGATCTGGGAACCGCCAAAAAGATTGAGATCGACAAGGACAACACTACCATCGTCGACGGCGGCGGCAGCAGCAAGGCCATCCAGGAACGGGTGAAGATGATCCGAGGCCAGATGGAGGTCACCACCTCCGATTACGATCGTGAAAAGCTCCAGGAGCGTCTCGCCAAGCTTGTGGGCGGCGTGGCCCTCATCAAGGTCGGAGCGGCGACGGAAATCGAAATGAAGGAGAAGAAGGCCCGTGTCGAGGATGCCCTCAACGCTACACGGGCAGCCGTCGAGGAAGGCGTCGTGCCCGGTGGCGGGGTGGCACTCCTCCGCTGTCTGCCGGCTCTCGAGAAGGCCAAGGTTCCCGACGACGAGAAGTACGGCCTCCAGATCATCATGCGCGCCATCGAGGAACCCCTTCGGCAGATCGCCGCGAATGCCGGGTTCGAAGGATCCGTCGTGGTGGAGAAGGTCAAGGGCAAGAAGGGCGACTACGGCTTCAACGCCGACACGGGCGAGTACACGGCCATGTTCAGCGCCGGGATCATCGACCCCACCAAGGTCGCCCGCCTGGCCCTCCAGAACGCCGCTTCCGTGTCTGCCCTGATGCTGACGACCGAGGCCATGGTGGCGGAGGCGCCCAAAAAGAAAGGCGCCGGCATGCCCCCGATGCCCGGCGGCGGGATGCCTCCCGGCATGGGTGGAATGGGTGGCATGGGCGGCATGGGCATGGATGACATGGACTACTGA
- the groES gene encoding co-chaperone GroES produces the protein MKVRPLHDRVLVQRVESDAKTAGGIIIPDTAKEKPQEGKVVAVGPGRMDKSGKRIVPEVKKGNRILFGRYGGTEVKIDGEEYLIMGEEDILGIIE, from the coding sequence ATGAAGGTCAGACCGTTGCATGATCGAGTCCTTGTACAACGCGTGGAAAGCGATGCAAAGACAGCGGGAGGAATCATCATCCCCGACACCGCCAAGGAAAAGCCGCAGGAGGGCAAGGTCGTGGCCGTTGGTCCCGGACGAATGGACAAATCGGGCAAACGGATCGTCCCGGAGGTCAAGAAAGGAAATCGCATCCTGTTCGGTCGCTACGGGGGAACGGAAGTCAAGATCGACGGGGAGGAGTACCTCATCATGGGCGAGGAAGACATCCTCGGGATCATCGAATAA
- a CDS encoding 4Fe-4S binding protein: MKASTRAVIRKHGWRIDRALHNYVYFTRYRPYVRLSRMMTRVVSTAPGWFRPSAMLFRAAFGRYHAKVLSSSEAVKIFTLREDVGLTGPGNRQIIPYAHATGIIFREPDFIAVMDCPCRAARGGGEACGPVSCCIAVGRDIAEFWLDHCGRYHPRRITQEEALDLIRDYRKRGHITQAFFKVATGGSTGVICNCCPDCCVSLEASRRVRKFGGKLSQSAGSGYSVREAPDLCRNCGSCTDVCPFGAMIRRDGIRSYDRAACMGCELCVEHCTSGALSLYRDPEKPLPLDMDWVRERMKEGGSDFRSGESGRMIQKTGRTTEGMEKGMHTLGERQS, encoded by the coding sequence ATGAAGGCATCGACCCGGGCGGTGATCCGGAAGCACGGCTGGCGAATTGATCGCGCACTTCACAACTACGTCTATTTCACTCGGTATCGTCCATACGTACGCCTGAGCCGGATGATGACCCGGGTCGTAAGCACCGCGCCGGGGTGGTTCCGGCCTTCGGCAATGCTGTTCCGGGCCGCCTTCGGCCGGTATCACGCAAAAGTCCTTTCTTCCTCGGAAGCGGTCAAGATTTTCACCCTCCGGGAAGACGTCGGGCTTACAGGGCCGGGAAACCGTCAGATCATTCCCTATGCACATGCCACGGGAATCATCTTCCGGGAGCCCGATTTCATCGCCGTCATGGACTGCCCGTGTCGTGCGGCGAGGGGCGGTGGGGAAGCCTGTGGACCCGTCAGCTGCTGCATCGCAGTCGGCCGGGATATCGCCGAATTCTGGCTTGACCACTGTGGCAGGTACCACCCCCGCCGAATCACCCAGGAAGAGGCCCTGGATCTGATCCGGGACTACCGGAAGAGGGGACACATCACCCAGGCTTTCTTCAAGGTAGCCACCGGGGGGAGCACCGGCGTGATCTGCAACTGCTGTCCCGACTGTTGTGTAAGCCTGGAGGCGTCCAGGAGAGTCCGGAAGTTCGGGGGAAAACTCTCCCAGAGTGCGGGGTCGGGCTATTCGGTCCGGGAAGCCCCGGATCTATGCCGGAATTGCGGAAGCTGCACGGATGTCTGTCCCTTCGGAGCCATGATCCGGCGGGACGGCATCCGATCCTACGACCGGGCGGCCTGCATGGGCTGCGAACTCTGCGTGGAGCATTGCACGTCGGGAGCCCTTTCGTTATACCGGGATCCGGAAAAGCCCCTGCCCCTGGACATGGACTGGGTAAGGGAGCGGATGAAGGAGGGCGGGTCGGACTTCCGGTCCGGCGAAAGCGGTCGGATGATACAGAAAACGGGCAGAACCACAGAAGGAATGGAGAAGGGAATGCACACCCTCGGGGAGAGGCAATCTTGA
- a CDS encoding FAD-dependent oxidoreductase: protein MKPAAGQGKEYDVVIVGSGVSGAAVARTVAAQGGRVLLLERGGRVNWMGNTLTVMRVLEKCGLTRSRENHPVTFADSLGGASNLSAGCAMPPPLFLLSRYGIDLTVETEEVRRELGIAELPDRLIGETNFRLMDAAASTGLSWRKMEKFIDPEKCVEGCSDCMLGCRRGAKWTARTWVDEAVRLGVNLKANTRVERVLCEGGSAVGVEGKRYGRTVRYYGKAVVLSAGMSDVHLLRRAGIREAGKGLCCDWLQFVGAVIPGMSTGGVHPMAVGTTDLHESEGIIILPVFPNWSQFAVLVASKGFQHFTKLREFRNYTGIMVKVKDETEGEIYPGGSFSKPITLQDRKRLDKGVDLIRKVLRKAGAREDSILALNPIGAHPSASCRIGEVVNADLATRIPNLYCCDAGVLPRAMGAPLIWTLAALGKRLGTHLGRRLSLGPPAREG, encoded by the coding sequence TTGAAGCCGGCAGCCGGACAGGGGAAGGAGTACGATGTCGTCATCGTCGGCTCCGGTGTTTCCGGGGCCGCCGTTGCACGGACCGTGGCGGCGCAGGGCGGACGGGTGCTGCTCCTCGAGCGGGGGGGGCGCGTGAACTGGATGGGGAACACCCTGACGGTCATGCGGGTCCTCGAAAAGTGCGGCCTGACCCGCAGCCGGGAGAATCACCCCGTGACGTTCGCCGATTCCCTGGGCGGCGCCTCCAACCTGTCCGCCGGGTGCGCCATGCCGCCGCCGTTGTTCCTCCTGTCCAGGTATGGGATCGACCTGACCGTTGAGACGGAGGAAGTCCGCCGTGAACTGGGCATCGCCGAACTGCCGGACCGGCTGATCGGCGAAACCAACTTCCGTCTAATGGATGCGGCCGCATCCACTGGTCTTTCCTGGCGGAAAATGGAAAAATTCATCGATCCCGAGAAATGCGTCGAGGGTTGCAGTGACTGCATGCTGGGCTGTCGCCGGGGCGCCAAGTGGACGGCCAGGACCTGGGTGGACGAGGCGGTCAGGCTGGGCGTGAACCTGAAGGCGAACACCCGGGTGGAGAGGGTCCTCTGCGAAGGGGGATCTGCGGTGGGCGTGGAGGGGAAGCGATACGGAAGAACGGTTCGTTATTATGGGAAAGCGGTGGTCCTCTCGGCCGGTATGTCGGACGTCCACCTGCTCCGGCGGGCTGGCATCCGGGAGGCAGGGAAGGGGCTGTGCTGCGACTGGCTCCAGTTCGTCGGCGCGGTCATCCCGGGGATGAGTACCGGTGGCGTCCATCCCATGGCCGTGGGCACCACGGACCTCCATGAGTCCGAGGGGATCATCATCCTGCCGGTTTTCCCCAACTGGTCACAGTTTGCCGTCCTCGTTGCGTCCAAGGGGTTCCAGCACTTCACGAAGCTGCGGGAGTTCCGGAACTACACGGGGATCATGGTGAAGGTTAAGGACGAGACGGAGGGCGAGATCTACCCGGGCGGGTCCTTTTCGAAGCCCATTACCCTGCAGGATCGCAAGCGCCTCGACAAGGGAGTGGACCTGATCCGGAAAGTCTTGAGGAAAGCCGGGGCCCGGGAGGACAGCATCCTGGCGCTGAATCCCATCGGAGCACACCCCTCGGCCTCCTGTCGCATCGGCGAGGTGGTGAACGCCGATCTCGCAACACGAATCCCGAATCTTTACTGCTGCGACGCCGGCGTTCTGCCCCGCGCCATGGGAGCGCCCCTCATCTGGACCCTGGCCGCGCTGGGAAAACGGCTGGGAACCCATCTCGGCCGACGCCTGTCCCTGGGACCCCCGGCCCGTGAAGGCTGA
- a CDS encoding ABC transporter ATP-binding protein: MDNGMLLQLNNISVVYSDVIQVLKGVSLAVEKGRIVSLLGSNGAGKTSTLKAVSGLLKPENGRVTDGSILYDGKPVQNESPETITRKGIIQVLEGRQPFKYLTVEENLRVGTATRPPGPYRKDLDMVYAYFPALLKRRKNLAGYCSGGELQMIVIGRALMAHPSLLLLDEPSLGLAPLVVKEIFTIIRRINEEKGTTILLVEQNARMALSIAHYGYVMENGKIVMEGPAGELAENPDVKEFYLGMGAEGTVRSYRDVKSYKRRKRWL; this comes from the coding sequence ATGGACAACGGCATGCTGCTGCAGCTCAACAACATCTCGGTGGTCTATTCGGACGTGATCCAGGTGCTCAAGGGGGTCTCCCTCGCCGTGGAGAAGGGACGGATCGTCTCCCTCCTGGGGAGCAACGGGGCGGGCAAGACGTCCACCCTCAAGGCCGTCTCGGGCCTTCTCAAGCCGGAAAACGGCCGCGTTACCGACGGCTCGATCCTCTACGACGGGAAACCCGTCCAGAATGAGTCGCCGGAGACGATCACCCGCAAGGGGATTATCCAGGTCCTGGAGGGGAGGCAGCCCTTCAAATACCTGACGGTGGAGGAAAACCTCCGTGTCGGCACGGCCACCCGTCCGCCCGGACCGTACCGGAAGGATCTGGACATGGTATACGCCTACTTTCCGGCGCTCTTGAAGCGTCGGAAGAACCTGGCCGGCTACTGCAGCGGAGGAGAGCTGCAGATGATCGTCATCGGCCGGGCCCTGATGGCCCATCCCTCTCTTCTCCTCCTGGACGAGCCCTCCCTGGGCCTCGCCCCCCTGGTCGTGAAGGAGATCTTCACGATCATTCGCCGTATCAACGAGGAGAAGGGCACCACGATCCTCCTGGTGGAGCAGAACGCCCGGATGGCCCTGTCCATCGCCCACTACGGCTATGTCATGGAAAACGGAAAGATCGTCATGGAGGGACCGGCGGGGGAACTGGCGGAAAACCCGGATGTAAAGGAATTCTATCTGGGCATGGGGGCAGAGGGGACGGTCCGCTCCTACCGCGACGTGAAATCCTACAAGCGGCGGAAGCGCTGGCTGTGA
- a CDS encoding branched-chain amino acid ABC transporter permease — protein sequence METRKWSFHPCGNYRERYDQELTVFETDFGRLWAVIGLVLLFVAVPFVSSPYLMHVLNMTGIAAIAAVGLNILVGYTGQISLGHGAFVGVGAYAAAVLATRWNVPFLAAVPAAGLIAAGVGMVFGIPSGRLKGLYLTIATLAGQFIIEYVLVHWESVTQGTMGITVPPADILGWSIAGDRSFFYAIFLVLAGMIWMAVNLMRTRYGRALVAIRDNDRAAEGMGIPVFPYKLLAFGISSFYAGVAGALWAYYLVSITAEPFNMGLSVEYIAMVIIGGMGNMAGAVFGAVFITGLNEVLRFVTELVMNMGLLSEYGLNLAPLREFTFGLAIVLFILLEPRGLAEVWRIVRSSFRLWPFSY from the coding sequence ATGGAAACGAGGAAATGGTCCTTTCATCCCTGCGGGAACTACCGGGAACGGTACGACCAGGAACTGACGGTGTTCGAAACCGATTTCGGCCGCCTCTGGGCCGTCATTGGGCTGGTTCTCCTGTTCGTCGCCGTCCCCTTCGTGTCCTCCCCCTACCTCATGCATGTTCTCAACATGACGGGCATCGCCGCCATCGCGGCGGTGGGCCTGAATATTCTCGTCGGGTACACGGGACAGATCTCCCTGGGCCACGGGGCCTTCGTCGGCGTGGGTGCCTACGCGGCGGCTGTCCTGGCCACCCGCTGGAACGTCCCGTTCCTGGCGGCCGTCCCGGCGGCGGGCCTGATCGCGGCGGGGGTGGGCATGGTCTTCGGCATTCCCTCGGGGCGACTGAAGGGCCTCTACCTCACCATCGCCACGCTGGCGGGCCAGTTCATCATCGAATACGTCCTCGTCCACTGGGAGTCCGTCACCCAGGGAACCATGGGCATCACCGTCCCCCCGGCGGACATTCTGGGGTGGTCCATCGCCGGGGATCGGTCGTTCTTCTATGCCATCTTCCTGGTCCTGGCCGGGATGATCTGGATGGCGGTCAACCTGATGCGTACCCGCTACGGCCGAGCGCTCGTGGCGATCCGCGACAACGACCGGGCCGCCGAGGGGATGGGAATCCCCGTATTCCCCTACAAGCTCCTGGCCTTCGGGATCAGCTCCTTCTACGCCGGTGTCGCCGGGGCCCTGTGGGCCTACTACCTGGTCAGCATCACGGCGGAACCCTTCAACATGGGCCTGTCGGTGGAATACATCGCCATGGTCATCATCGGCGGCATGGGAAACATGGCCGGCGCCGTCTTCGGAGCGGTCTTCATCACAGGGCTGAACGAGGTCCTCCGGTTCGTCACGGAGCTGGTCATGAACATGGGCCTCCTGTCGGAATACGGCCTGAACCTGGCTCCCCTGCGGGAGTTCACCTTCGGCCTGGCCATTGTCCTTTTCATCCTCCTGGAGCCCCGGGGGCTGGCGGAGGTCTGGAGGATCGTCCGCTCCAGTTTCCGCCTCTGGCCGTTCTCGTACTGA
- a CDS encoding branched-chain amino acid ABC transporter permease produces MDFFLHLLVSGLSIGFLYGLSALGFVMIFKSSSVLNFAHGELLAMGAFLFLALVTWAKLPIVLAFLVTLAGCFILGFVIERLFLRPLIGEPLIFVIMLTVGLASMFKGLLLFIWGGNLHTYPDFLPEWMGLTLGNISVPPVYTAVLAVGTIFLVLFGLFFKFSSQGIYMRSVADNQRAALSLGVHVKRVFALSWAIAALVAGMSGIVLGVINGINVHDLSAIGLKVFPVVILGGLDSIGGAILGGIIIGLLETFTGGYLSPSLKDVVPYIALVVILMVKPYGLFGLKEIERV; encoded by the coding sequence ATGGATTTCTTTCTTCATCTTCTCGTCAGCGGCCTGAGCATCGGCTTCCTATACGGACTGTCGGCCCTGGGCTTCGTCATGATCTTCAAATCCTCGAGTGTGCTCAACTTCGCCCACGGGGAACTCCTGGCCATGGGGGCCTTTCTGTTCCTGGCCCTGGTGACCTGGGCCAAGCTGCCCATCGTCCTGGCCTTCCTCGTGACCCTGGCAGGCTGCTTTATCCTCGGCTTCGTCATCGAGCGGTTGTTCCTCAGGCCCCTGATCGGGGAGCCGCTCATCTTCGTCATCATGCTGACGGTGGGGCTGGCCTCCATGTTCAAAGGCCTCCTGCTGTTCATCTGGGGCGGGAACTTGCACACCTATCCCGACTTCCTCCCCGAGTGGATGGGGCTCACCCTGGGAAACATCTCCGTCCCGCCGGTCTACACCGCCGTCCTGGCCGTGGGGACGATTTTTCTCGTACTCTTCGGCCTCTTCTTCAAGTTCTCCTCCCAGGGAATCTACATGCGGTCCGTGGCGGACAACCAGCGGGCGGCCCTCTCCCTGGGCGTCCACGTGAAGCGCGTCTTCGCCCTCTCCTGGGCCATTGCGGCGCTCGTGGCGGGGATGAGCGGCATCGTCCTGGGCGTCATCAACGGCATCAACGTCCACGACCTGTCGGCCATCGGGCTCAAGGTCTTCCCGGTGGTCATCCTGGGCGGGCTGGACTCCATCGGCGGGGCCATCCTGGGAGGAATCATCATCGGCCTCCTGGAGACCTTTACCGGCGGCTACCTCTCCCCTTCCCTCAAGGACGTGGTGCCTTACATCGCCTTGGTGGTGATCCTGATGGTCAAGCCGTACGGGCTCTTCGGGCTGAAAGAAATCGAGAGGGTGTGA